The following are from one region of the Anaeropeptidivorans aminofermentans genome:
- a CDS encoding peptide ABC transporter substrate-binding protein, producing the protein MKKTLSRALALALSAIFVLSACGGNGNNNAANNNEPQKEASTEKTDKPTEAAPSAKNDAEPIKDLVRGILLTRELETFNILKSQRAEDSENLTNLVDPLLEVDTYGKLVPAIAKEWGTEDGGLTWTFKLRDDVKWVDVNGAEKAVCNAQDFATGLEWILNFHKNDSNNTSMPIEMITGAEEYYEYTKALSADEAKALTAAEGSKFREMVGLETPDDYTLIYHCITEKPYFDTVATYNCLYPMAQAMVDELGGPDKVASMNNENMWYNGAYTMTSFIHGNEKIYTKNPLYWDTESDRFDTVTFKMMESNDVGFQLYQSGEIDYVQLTEGVVKTISGNPNHEFYNYMVPDVPSKYSYQFHFNYNKNKEDGTPDTNWNTAIANTAFRKAWFYGLDLKEYYKRTNAITPMVCENNFYTMRGLIYNSDGIEYTELVREELGLPEANGETMARLDAGKFAEYKKQAMEELTALGVTFPVEVDYYISASSQTALDTANVLKQAMSSTLGDDFVKLNIKTYVSSVRQEVVNPHLHSFVINGWGADYGDPQNYLGQEAYGNDNAYYSQNYSYMNQITEETEANKDLIAAYKEYTRLVEEADAITTDMDARYAAYAKAEAFMLDNVLVLPCHYQVPWALSKIDNTSRMNAMFGIQNEKMKNWRTSVDAYTAEEAEALAAEHAAGK; encoded by the coding sequence ATGAAGAAAACTTTATCACGCGCCCTCGCGCTTGCTCTTTCAGCTATATTTGTATTGAGCGCATGCGGCGGCAACGGTAACAACAATGCTGCTAATAACAATGAGCCACAGAAAGAGGCATCGACTGAGAAAACAGATAAGCCTACAGAAGCGGCTCCAAGTGCTAAAAATGACGCTGAACCAATCAAGGATTTAGTGCGCGGCATATTGTTAACCAGAGAGCTTGAAACATTTAACATTCTTAAAAGCCAGAGAGCAGAGGACTCTGAAAACTTAACAAACCTTGTTGATCCTCTTCTTGAAGTAGATACATACGGTAAGCTGGTACCTGCAATTGCAAAAGAGTGGGGAACAGAAGACGGCGGCCTTACATGGACCTTTAAACTCCGCGACGATGTAAAATGGGTTGACGTGAACGGCGCAGAAAAAGCAGTTTGTAATGCTCAGGACTTTGCGACAGGCCTTGAGTGGATACTGAACTTCCATAAAAACGATTCTAACAATACTTCTATGCCTATTGAAATGATTACAGGCGCAGAAGAATATTATGAATATACTAAGGCTCTTTCAGCTGATGAAGCCAAAGCGCTTACAGCAGCGGAAGGCTCCAAATTCCGTGAAATGGTAGGCCTTGAAACGCCAGACGATTACACCCTTATTTATCACTGCATTACAGAAAAGCCATATTTTGACACAGTAGCAACATACAACTGCCTCTATCCCATGGCTCAGGCGATGGTTGACGAATTAGGCGGACCTGATAAAGTAGCATCAATGAACAACGAAAATATGTGGTATAACGGTGCTTACACCATGACATCCTTCATTCACGGCAATGAAAAAATATATACAAAAAATCCTTTATATTGGGATACAGAAAGCGATAGATTTGATACGGTAACATTTAAGATGATGGAATCTAATGACGTTGGGTTCCAGCTTTATCAGTCAGGTGAGATTGACTATGTTCAGCTTACAGAAGGCGTTGTTAAGACAATCAGCGGAAATCCTAACCATGAATTCTACAATTACATGGTTCCAGACGTTCCTTCCAAGTATTCATACCAGTTCCACTTTAACTACAACAAAAATAAAGAAGACGGTACTCCAGATACAAACTGGAACACTGCAATTGCCAACACAGCTTTCAGAAAAGCATGGTTCTACGGCCTTGATTTGAAAGAATACTACAAGAGAACAAATGCGATTACACCTATGGTTTGCGAAAATAATTTCTACACTATGAGAGGTCTCATCTATAACTCAGACGGTATAGAGTATACCGAACTTGTAAGGGAAGAATTAGGCCTTCCTGAGGCAAACGGTGAAACAATGGCAAGGCTTGACGCCGGAAAATTTGCAGAGTATAAGAAACAGGCTATGGAAGAACTTACGGCTCTCGGCGTAACATTCCCCGTAGAAGTAGATTACTATATTTCAGCCTCCAGCCAGACTGCCCTTGACACTGCTAATGTTCTTAAGCAGGCAATGTCAAGCACCCTTGGAGACGATTTTGTTAAATTAAATATTAAAACTTATGTTTCAAGTGTAAGACAGGAAGTTGTTAATCCCCACCTTCACTCCTTCGTAATCAACGGATGGGGCGCTGACTATGGTGATCCTCAGAACTACCTTGGCCAGGAAGCTTATGGAAATGACAACGCTTACTATTCTCAAAACTATTCTTACATGAATCAAATAACTGAAGAAACAGAAGCCAATAAAGACCTTATTGCAGCTTACAAGGAATATACCAGATTAGTTGAAGAAGCTGATGCCATTACAACCGATATGGATGCTCGTTATGCAGCATACGCAAAGGCTGAAGCATTCATGCTTGACAACGTTTTAGTGCTCCCATGCCATTATCAGGTACCTTGGGCTTTATCAAAGATTGACAACACCAGCAGAATGAATGCCATGTTCGGTATTCAGAATGAAAAAATGAAAAATTGGAGAACTTCTGTAGATGCCTATACTGCAGAAGAGGCGGAAGCCCTTGCGGCAGAGCACGCTGCAGGTAAATAA